From Temnothorax longispinosus isolate EJ_2023e chromosome 3, Tlon_JGU_v1, whole genome shotgun sequence, one genomic window encodes:
- the Ythdf gene encoding YTH domain-containing family protein 3 isoform X1, with the protein MSSGLAGAVSNQRMKGQTGNQVSNGPKEHQQQQQTEHAAGEDTGFDSWRGGNNAQHHSSYPIGTGDPYSPYYAGTSFPYQTFGAGDGTWSNGTDPVAFLSGYGGQIGHDAYGMDGMFSASAAGGGFSAFGQPPFNYFHNNGDFNTWGTPRRTKYEDYYQPPRGNESYVNPAASGTGEIKTIDQGVQGLSIGGSGGGELPRQDQQHPQQATAQQIKPEPKEPRKITWASVASQPAKPVPPLSSSQGMKKKAGMPPPPIVPGKHNMDIGTWGEGKSSAPPPPTAPPPPQVQPPIPPPPPPVQRQQRPQQPPQPCWNRQPSVTATPPIPQPQSQTQIHMPPQSQQHQQSHQQHHQQQHQHVQQQHQQQQQQQQQQLAQGNPSHPVLDELKVKNDYNPVDFDQTAPGARFFVIKSYSEDDIHRSIKYEIWCSTEHGNKRLDQAYREASREGAPLYLFFSVNGSGHFCGMAQMVSPVDYQSNSSVWSQDKWKGQFRVRWIYVKDVPNVQLRHIKLENNENKPVTNSRDAQEVPHAKGITVLRILHTYRHSTSIFDDFGHYERRQAEEDQRKAPPTVIQHHHSSSNHRNRGHASDMSRDHHQHGHQPHLHQRKERGGGRGGRGGSRQ; encoded by the exons ATGTCAAGCGGATTGGCAGGCGCTGTCTCAAACCAG CGGATGAAAGGACAAACCGGCAACCAAG TGAGCAATGGTCCTAAGGAACaccagcagcaacagcaaacAGAGCATGCCGCTGGCGAGGACACTGGTTTCGACTCGTGGCGGGGTGGCAACAATGCTCAGCATCACTCGAGTTATCCGATCGGCACCGGCGATCCGTACAGCCCGTACTACGCCGGTACCTCGTTCCCTTATCAGACCTTCGGCGCTGGCGACGGCACCTGGTCGAACGGCACCGATCCGGTCGCCTTTCTGTCCGGTTACGGCGGTCAAATAGGCCACGATGCCTATGGCATGGATGGCATGTTCTCGGCGTCGGCAGCCGGTGGTGGTTTCAGCGCGTTCGGTCAGCCGCCATTCAACTACTTTCATAACAACGGTGACTTCAATACATGGGGCACCCCAAGGAGAACCAAGTATGAGGACTACTATCAGCCACCGCGCGGCAACGAGAGCTATGTTAATCCGGCGGCGAGCGGCACCGGCGAGATCAAGACCATTGACCAGGGCGTGCAAGGTCTGTCGatcggcggcagcggcggtggTGAGCTACCACGGCAGGATCAGCAGCATCCACAGCAGGCTACGGCGCAGCAGATCAAGCCCGAGCCGAAGGAACCGAGAAAGATAACGTGGGCGAGTGTGGCGAGCCAACCGGCGAAACCGGTGCCGCCGCTCTCGTCCTCGCAGGGAATGAAGAAGAAGGCGGGCATGCCGCCACCGCCTATCGTGCCGGGCAAGCACAACATGGACATCGGGACGTGGGGCGAGGGTAAGTCTTCCGCACCGCCGCCGCCTACGGCGCCCCCGCCACCACAGGTACAACCGCCGAttccaccaccgccgccgcccgTTCAGAGGCAGCAACGACCGCAACAACCCCCACAGCCGTGCTGGAACAGACAGCCGTCGGTGACGGCGACGCCACCGATCCCACAACCACAGTCGCAAACGCAAATTCATATGCCGCCGCAGTCGCAGCAGCATCAACAGTCGCATCAGCAGCACCATCAGCAACAACATCAGCACGTACAGCAACAACatcaacagcagcagcagcagcaacagcaacaactTGCCCAGGGCAATCCATCGCATCCGGTCCTCGACGAACTAAAAGTGAAGAACGACTACAATCCTGTAGATTTTGATCAGACCGCACCTGGCGCGAGGTTTTTCGTGATTAAATCCTACTCGGAGGATGACATTCACCGGTCCATCAAGTATGAAATTTGGTGCAGCACGGAGCACGGTAATAAGCGGCTGGATCAAGCTTACCGGGAAGCGAGTCGCGAAGGTGCGCCCCTTTATCTGTTTTTCTCCGTAAACGGATCCGGTCATTTCTGCGGCATGGCGCAGATGGTCTCCCCTGTTGACTATCAGTCCAACAGTAGTGTCTGGTCCCAGGACAAGTGGAAGGGTCAGTTTCGCGTCCGTTGGATATACGTGAAGGATGTTCCTAATGTGCAGCTGCGACACATTAAGCTCGAGAACAATGAGAACAAGCCGGTAACCAACTCGCGAGACGCACAAGAGGTCCCGCACGCGAAAGGTATCACGGTACTGCGTATCCTGCATACCTATCGCCACTCCACGAGCATCTTCGACGACTTCGGGCATTACGAGCGCCGGCAGGCTGAGGAGGATCAGCGCAAGGCTCCACCCACTGTCATACAGCATCACCATTCTTCCTCCAATCACAGGAACAGGGGACATGCCTCCGATATGTCCAGAGATCACCATCAGCACGGTCACCAGCCTCATCTGCATCAGCGCAAG GAGCGCGGTGGTGGTCGTGGTGGTAGAGGAGGATCGCGCCAGTAG
- the Ythdf gene encoding YTH domain-containing family protein 3 isoform X2, which yields MHCIGNLNISVEYDVSNGPKEHQQQQQTEHAAGEDTGFDSWRGGNNAQHHSSYPIGTGDPYSPYYAGTSFPYQTFGAGDGTWSNGTDPVAFLSGYGGQIGHDAYGMDGMFSASAAGGGFSAFGQPPFNYFHNNGDFNTWGTPRRTKYEDYYQPPRGNESYVNPAASGTGEIKTIDQGVQGLSIGGSGGGELPRQDQQHPQQATAQQIKPEPKEPRKITWASVASQPAKPVPPLSSSQGMKKKAGMPPPPIVPGKHNMDIGTWGEGKSSAPPPPTAPPPPQVQPPIPPPPPPVQRQQRPQQPPQPCWNRQPSVTATPPIPQPQSQTQIHMPPQSQQHQQSHQQHHQQQHQHVQQQHQQQQQQQQQQLAQGNPSHPVLDELKVKNDYNPVDFDQTAPGARFFVIKSYSEDDIHRSIKYEIWCSTEHGNKRLDQAYREASREGAPLYLFFSVNGSGHFCGMAQMVSPVDYQSNSSVWSQDKWKGQFRVRWIYVKDVPNVQLRHIKLENNENKPVTNSRDAQEVPHAKGITVLRILHTYRHSTSIFDDFGHYERRQAEEDQRKAPPTVIQHHHSSSNHRNRGHASDMSRDHHQHGHQPHLHQRKERGGGRGGRGGSRQ from the exons ATGCACTGTATCGGTAATCTGAATATCTCTGTAGAATACGATG TGAGCAATGGTCCTAAGGAACaccagcagcaacagcaaacAGAGCATGCCGCTGGCGAGGACACTGGTTTCGACTCGTGGCGGGGTGGCAACAATGCTCAGCATCACTCGAGTTATCCGATCGGCACCGGCGATCCGTACAGCCCGTACTACGCCGGTACCTCGTTCCCTTATCAGACCTTCGGCGCTGGCGACGGCACCTGGTCGAACGGCACCGATCCGGTCGCCTTTCTGTCCGGTTACGGCGGTCAAATAGGCCACGATGCCTATGGCATGGATGGCATGTTCTCGGCGTCGGCAGCCGGTGGTGGTTTCAGCGCGTTCGGTCAGCCGCCATTCAACTACTTTCATAACAACGGTGACTTCAATACATGGGGCACCCCAAGGAGAACCAAGTATGAGGACTACTATCAGCCACCGCGCGGCAACGAGAGCTATGTTAATCCGGCGGCGAGCGGCACCGGCGAGATCAAGACCATTGACCAGGGCGTGCAAGGTCTGTCGatcggcggcagcggcggtggTGAGCTACCACGGCAGGATCAGCAGCATCCACAGCAGGCTACGGCGCAGCAGATCAAGCCCGAGCCGAAGGAACCGAGAAAGATAACGTGGGCGAGTGTGGCGAGCCAACCGGCGAAACCGGTGCCGCCGCTCTCGTCCTCGCAGGGAATGAAGAAGAAGGCGGGCATGCCGCCACCGCCTATCGTGCCGGGCAAGCACAACATGGACATCGGGACGTGGGGCGAGGGTAAGTCTTCCGCACCGCCGCCGCCTACGGCGCCCCCGCCACCACAGGTACAACCGCCGAttccaccaccgccgccgcccgTTCAGAGGCAGCAACGACCGCAACAACCCCCACAGCCGTGCTGGAACAGACAGCCGTCGGTGACGGCGACGCCACCGATCCCACAACCACAGTCGCAAACGCAAATTCATATGCCGCCGCAGTCGCAGCAGCATCAACAGTCGCATCAGCAGCACCATCAGCAACAACATCAGCACGTACAGCAACAACatcaacagcagcagcagcagcaacagcaacaactTGCCCAGGGCAATCCATCGCATCCGGTCCTCGACGAACTAAAAGTGAAGAACGACTACAATCCTGTAGATTTTGATCAGACCGCACCTGGCGCGAGGTTTTTCGTGATTAAATCCTACTCGGAGGATGACATTCACCGGTCCATCAAGTATGAAATTTGGTGCAGCACGGAGCACGGTAATAAGCGGCTGGATCAAGCTTACCGGGAAGCGAGTCGCGAAGGTGCGCCCCTTTATCTGTTTTTCTCCGTAAACGGATCCGGTCATTTCTGCGGCATGGCGCAGATGGTCTCCCCTGTTGACTATCAGTCCAACAGTAGTGTCTGGTCCCAGGACAAGTGGAAGGGTCAGTTTCGCGTCCGTTGGATATACGTGAAGGATGTTCCTAATGTGCAGCTGCGACACATTAAGCTCGAGAACAATGAGAACAAGCCGGTAACCAACTCGCGAGACGCACAAGAGGTCCCGCACGCGAAAGGTATCACGGTACTGCGTATCCTGCATACCTATCGCCACTCCACGAGCATCTTCGACGACTTCGGGCATTACGAGCGCCGGCAGGCTGAGGAGGATCAGCGCAAGGCTCCACCCACTGTCATACAGCATCACCATTCTTCCTCCAATCACAGGAACAGGGGACATGCCTCCGATATGTCCAGAGATCACCATCAGCACGGTCACCAGCCTCATCTGCATCAGCGCAAG GAGCGCGGTGGTGGTCGTGGTGGTAGAGGAGGATCGCGCCAGTAG
- the LOC139810627 gene encoding cytochrome b-c1 complex subunit 7, with the protein MSRRMNQLITVGFKKWCYNISRFNQYGLWRDDLLIEDADVTEALRRLPQELKDQRNFRIVRAIQLDANKRILPEEEWTKYEEDVHYLKPYVDEVVKEREEREAWEAS; encoded by the exons ATGAGCAGGCGAATGAATCAGTTGATCA cCGTCGGCTTCAAGAAATGGTGCTACAATATCAGCAGATTTAATCAATACG GTTTATGGAGAGATGATTTGCTCATCGAAGATGCGGATGTGACTGAAGCGCTGAGGCGCCTGCCTCAGGAACTCAAGGATCAACGCAACTTCCGCATAGTGAGAGCCATACAGTTGGACGCCAACAAGAGAATCCTACCCGAGGAGGAATGGACTAAGTATGAAGAG GACGTACATTACCTTAAGCCATACGTCGATGAAGTTGTGAAAGAGCGCGAGGAGAGAGAAGCATGGGAGGCGTCGTAA
- the Tango11 gene encoding transport and Golgi organization protein 11, with protein MSKTHSPTHFNGEIDNFYDPNFSVDINTRMRVPKSIRVNGDYPDEDIAITDRATWNQIPAMEKLEMHVPERILVVGQEQHVGTKAPPPEIVLENAVMRTEPAIVRVQTPPRILTLDNHYFPAVDEEELFEDDDEIIKPMEVAPKTYNAETQITRHVREQTPFNPLDVSLPPSEEVQHLRRQVGKLNRRVMALELDMLHRQQRDKLLYIATIAYFILKAFSWITRN; from the exons ATGTCAAAGACGCACAGTCCAACGCATTTTAATGGGGAAATAGACAACTTTTACGATCCAAACTTTTCTGTGGACATCAACACGCGGATGCGAGTTCCGAAAAGCATTCGTGTAAACGGAGATTACCCAGACGAGGATATTGCTATCACAGATAGAGCTACGTGGAATCAAATACCTGCTATGGAGAAACTTGAAATGCACGTGCCAGAAAGGATTCTTGTTGTCG GACAAGAGCAGCATGTTGGTACCAAGGCACCACCGCCAGAGAttgttttagaaaatgctGTAATGCGCACCGAACCTGCTATAGTCAGAGTACag ACACCTCCGAGAATTTTGACTCTGGACAATCATTACTTCCCGGCGGTGGATGAAGAGGAGCTTTTTGAAGATGACGATGAAATCATAAAGCCAATGGAAGTAGCACCTAAAACGTATAATGCAGAGACGCAGATAACAAGACACGTCAG AGAACAAACACCCTTTAATCCTCTCGACGTGTCTCTACCGCCCAGCGAGGAAGTTCAGCACTTACGTCGTCAAGTAGGTAAATTAAACCGCAGAGTGATGGCACTCGAACTAGACATGCTACATCGTCAGCAGAGAGACAAGCTTCTGTATATCGCGACTAtagcatattttattctaaaagcCTTCTCCTGGATAACTAGAAACTGA
- the LOC139810625 gene encoding polyadenylate-binding protein 1A-like — MHYVYFFRRAVAMNSGTLNNFRTSLYVLNLHVDVTETMLDKIFSTVGHVRLIKVFRNKNTNTSLGYAYVDFKYWLEAKLAIDIINFCIINGRPIHIMWDEDFPTLTKFDDKNVSITNLDKKIDHQALYDTFSAFGKIVTCKVEKSESKGTSKGYVHFETKEAADKSIEEINKMLRSGRKVYVGKFIPRMERRKDLDEKADVSLFPNFHFDEDMSLTDKLNYVQDDYKPQNADQECQVAVAQLEIYRDIMFAERNTDLQAVGGVRLSRFRTSFHRGYTRRVEDIHVRTRRVEDIHVRSEESLQFHLGNWFTPLTGPHLEPGAAARSEQSLQFHLGHWFTPLTGPHSEPGAAARSVNRRATAKLTKANAKRVPYRLQNTYHPRLTGLDSPLDLRIKKL; from the exons ATGCACTACGTTTACTTTTTCCGCAGAG CTGTCGCCATGAATTCTGGTACGCTCAATAACTTCAGAACCTCGCTCTACGTTCTCAACCTGCATGTCGACGTCACCGAGACGATGCTGGACAAGATATTTTCAACGGTCGGGCACGTGAGGCTCATAAAAGTATTCCGCAACAAGAATACCAACACCTCTCTCGGCTACGCATACGTTGACTTCAAGTACTGGCTCGAAg CCAAACTGGccattgatataataaatttctgcaTTATAAACGGGCGGCCTATTCATATCATGTGGGATGAGGACTTTCCCACTTTAACCAAGTTTGATGACAAAAATGTATCTATTACAAACCTAGACAAAAAGATAGATCATCAAGCGCTGTACGATACATTTTCCGCGTTTGGCAAGATAGTGACGTGTAAGGTTGAGAAAAGCGAATCAAAGGGCACGTCAAAGGGTTATGTCCATTTTGAAACGAAGGAAGCAGCCGACAAATCTATCGAGGAGATCAACAAGATGTTGCGAAGTGGCAGGAAG GTGTACGTTGGCAAGTTCATCCCACGTATGGAACGCCGAAAGGATTTGGATGAAAAGGCTGATGTTTCATTGTTCCCAAATTTTCACTTTGACGAGGATATGTCTTTGACTGACAAGCTGAATTACGTTCAGGACGATTACAAGCCACAAAATGCTGATCAAGAATGTCAAGTAGCGGTGGCACAGCTTGAAATCTATCGTGACATTATGTTCGCCGAACGTAATACAG ATTTACAAGCAGTTGGTGGTGTCAGACTAAGCCGTTTCAGGACCAGTTTTCATAGAGGATATACACGGCGTGTAGAGGATATACACGTGCGTACACGGCGTGTAGAGGATATACACGTGCGCAGCGAGGAGTCACTGCAGTTCCATTTGGGCAATTGGTTCACGCCTTTGACTGGCCCACATTTAGAGCCAGGAGCAGCCGCTCGCAGCGAGCAGTCACTGCAGTTCCATTTGGGCCATTGGTTCACGCCTTTGACTGGCCCACATTCAGAGCCAGGAGCAGCCGCTCGCAGCGTCAATCGCAGGGCAACAGCAAAGCTGACAAAAGCAAATGCTAAGAGAGTTCCCTACAGACTCCAAAACACGTATCATCCACGACTGACTG GTCTTGACAGTCCTCTTGATCTACGGATAAAGAAGCTTTga
- the Napi-iii gene encoding sodium-dependent phosphate transporter 1-B → MSIPYDESLIWIVVVGFIVAFVLAFGIGANDVANSFGTSVGAGVLTIFQACALATVFEIAGAVLIGYKVSDTMRKGILDVSLYEGHEKELMIGALSSLAGSGIWLLVATALRLPISGTHSIVGATVGFSLVCRGTAGVKWIALGNIAASWFASPILSGIVSASIFWVLRKSVLQSNKPFEQGLYILPIAYGLTVAINIMSIALDGPKLLKMDKLPWWSSLIIALLAGKFTALYVYVFVVPRQRARILLSSNGSDEKAAATTAAHFGSCQENNETTALSVISEAPCDTSNGNAKADLAPKLRGNTSESPLLMVAQADAENAQMDGIVDDDEQPEVSRLFAFLQVLTATFGSFAHGGNDVSNAIGPLIALWAVYAEGSARQEAETPILILLYGGLGISTGLWVWGRRVIRTLGQDLARITPTTGFTIEVGAAVTVLLASKIGLPISTTHCKVGSVVCVGWASRGGEGVSWKLFRNIAFAWLITVPMAGCLSAGCMAIFREIITL, encoded by the exons ATGAGTATACCGTACGATGAGAGCTTGATCTGGATAGTAGTGGTCGGCTTTATAGTGGCGTTCGTCCTAGCGTTCGGCATCGGCGCCAACGATGTCGCCAATAGTTTCGGGACGAGCGTCGGCGCCGGGGTGCTCACGATATTCCAAGCCTGTGCCCTGGCGACCGTCTTCGAGATCGCCGGTGCCGTTCTGATAGGATACAAG GTCTCCGACACAATGCGAAAGGGTATACTGGACGTCTCGTTGTACGAGGGCCACGAGAAGGAGTTGATGATAGGGGCGTTATCCAGTCTAGCTGGGTCCGGTATCTGGCTACTGGTGGCTACCGCGTTACGACTTCCAATTTCCGGTACGCATTCCATTGTTGGTGCTACAGTTGGATTTTCGCTCGTGTGCCGGGGTACCGCCGGG GTAAAATGGATAGCTCTCGGTAACATAGCGGCGTCCTGGTTTGCCAGCCCTATACTCAGCGGGATTGTATCTGCCAGTATCTTTTGGGTTCTGAGAAAATCCGTGCTCCAGTCTAACAAGCCATTTGAACAAGGTCTCTATATTCTCCCCATAGCATACGGTCTGACCGTTGCTATCAATATTATGTCAATTGCGCTTGATGGACCTAAAC TATTAAAGATGGACAAGTTGCCGTGGTGGAGTAGCTTGATAATCGCGCTGCTGGCGGGCAAATTCACTGCGTTGTACGTATACGTGTTCGTGGTGCCACGACAGAGGGCGAGAATACTATTATCATCGAACGGCAGCGACGAGAAAGCAGCGGCAACGACGGCGGCGCACTTTGGTTCCTGCCAAGAGAATAACGAGACAACGGCGTTGTCGGTGATCTCGGAGGCTCCCTGCGACACCAGCAATGGTAACGCGAAGGCCGATCTGGCGCCGAAGTTGCGCGGTAACACCAGCGAGAGCCCGTTGCTGATGGTCGCTCAGGCGGACGCAGAGAACGCGCAGATGGACGGGATAGTAGACGACGATGAGCAGCCGGAAGTATCGAGGCTGTTCGCCTTTCTGCAAGTGCTCACCGCGACGTTCGGCAGCTTCGCGCACGGCGGCAACGACGTCAGTAACGCGATCGGGCCGCTGATCGCGCTCTGGGCGGTATACGCGGAGGGTTCGGCCCGGCAGGAGGCCGAAACACCCATACTCATACTGCTGTACGGCGGCCTAGGTATCTCCACGGGATTGTGGGTGTGGGGACGCAGGGTTATACGGACCTTGGGCCAGGATCTGGCCCGCATCACTCCCACGACCGGATTCACCATAGAG GTGGGTGCCGCGGTGACGGTCCTGTTAGCAAGTAAAATTGGTCTACCCATCTCAACAACGCACTGTAAAGTGGGATCGGTAGTGTGTGTAGGATGGGCCTCGCGTGGCGGCGAGGGGGTGTCGTGGAAGCTGTTTCGCAATATCGCGTTCGCGTGGCTGATCACCGTGCCGATGGCCGGCTGCCTGTCCGCCGGCTGCATGGCCATTTTCCGCGAGATAATTACTTTGTGA
- the LOC139809484 gene encoding EF-hand domain-containing protein 1: MANLPLLPGYTFRDISVKDYKLPHKLDVLNGFPVVRDTNYGIGRRLTDAASVRYAEGLDPVEYDISSAYGRVPCYVYRQFVPHYAVFAQKCLRFKAFFRQGVFNSPEEHYRVRHVDIIYYLEDDTLCVIEPVVKNAGFRQGKLVRRGRIPKNVKRDLFIWKDFNVGIDVCIYGVVYHIVDCDPFTREFLTSQGIDVGEKESLPADPYTEQRDAKCRTPTGITRALGDDPRRRFLEYDGMVLSFDATWNDDHYRVMYFLTDDTVAIREIHEPNDGKDPVAMLLRRMRVPKNWQSLPSWHPSIYMEYGDPEIVEYCTPQDFRVGETILLFGRRFLLHDCDAFTRKYYSDMLGTPQPDAIPVPARVERQAPAKYEIPPHIKFGSPEDTYASCLSFIPKPPKKNVIRQLANFPKKLRYSARMDAVHPEDEGRDFVMEYSLSDGTIQINETEKRNSGRREGCFLSSRLIPKPCTGKDNPEYYTPQDLFIGARINVYNHRFVITGADLFVYRYVEANSDKFCQEVRENLRDYFLQQGMLQDDVDIEAKKIQERENEQKLLADNIIAQNVEDDVNASKCMDKEFDMIGHKELITA, encoded by the exons ATGGCAAATTTACCCCTTTTACCGGGATACACCTTTCGAGACATTAGC GTCAAGGATTACAAATTGCCGCACAAACTTGATGTTTTAAATGGCTTTCCTGTGGTACGCGATACCAATTACGGCATCGGAAGAAGATTAACGGACGCAGCATCCGTTCGATATGCCGAAGGTCTAGATCCCGTGGA ataTGATATATCATCGGCTTATGGCCGGGTGCCTTGCTACGTGTATCGGCAATTCGTGCCACATTACGCGGTGTTCGCGCAAAAGTGCCTCCGCTTCAAGGCCTTCTTTCGCCAAGGAGTCTTCAATTCCCCAGAGGAGCATTATCGCGTTCGTCATGTAGACATCATCTATTACCTGGAAGACGACACGCTCTGCGTGATAGAGCCTGTGGTAAAGAACGCTGGTTTCCGGCAGGGCAAGCTGGTGAGACGCGGCAGAATCCCGAAAAATGTCAAGAGAGACCTGTTCATCTGGAAAGATTTCAATGTCGGGATTGATGTTT GCATTTATGGCGTGGTTTATCACATCGTCGACTGTGATCCGTTCACCAGAGAGTTCCTGACGAGTCAAGGCATCGATGTCGGTGAAAAGGAGAGTCTTCCCGCGGATCCTTACACGGAGCAGCGCGACGCCAAGTGCAGAACACCGACGGGGATCACGCGGGCGTTGGGCGATGATCCTCGGCGACGCTTCCTGGAATACGACGGTATGGTGCTGTCGTTCGATGCCACGTGGAACGACGATCACTATCGAGTGATGTATTTCCTGACGGATGATACCGTGGCAATCCGGGAGATTCACGAGCCCAACGACGGCAAGGATCCCGTGGCGATGCTGCTGAGGCGAATGCGCGTACCCAAGAACTGGCAGAGTCTACCGTCTTGGCACCCGAGTATCTACATGGAATACGGGGATCCCGAAATCGTGGAGTACTGCACGCCGCAAGATTTTAGA GTAGGCGAAACGATCCTCCTATTCGGACGACGCTTTCTGTTGCACGATTGCGATGCTTTCACGCGCAAATATTACTCCGACATGTTGGGTACACCGCAACCAGACGCGATTCCGGTTCCCGCGAGAGTGGAAAGGCAAGCGCCGGCGAAGTACGAGATACCACCGCACATAAAGTTTGGCAGTCCCGAGGACACGTACGCCAGCTGTTTGTCGTTCATACCGAAGCCACCCAAGAAGAATGTTATTCGTCAACTGGCAAACTTCCCGAAGAAGCTGCGCTACTCTGCGCGAATGGATGCGGTGCACCCAGAGGATGAGGGTCGCGACTTCGTGATGGAGTACAGCCTGAGCGACGGCACCATTCAAATCAACGAGACCGAGAAGCGTAATTCTGGTCGACGCGAGGGTTGTTTCCTATCCTCCAGGCTGATTCCGAAGCCGTGTACGGGAAAGGACAATCCGGAGTACTATACGCCGCAGGATCTTTTCATTGGCGCGCGCATTAACGTGTACAATCATCGCTTCGTCATTACCGGCGCTGATCTGTTCGTGTATCGCTATGTTGAGGCGAACAGCGATAAATTCTGCCAGGAAGTCCGGGAGAACCTGCGCGATTATTTTCTTCAGCAGGGTATGCTGCAGGATGACGTGGACATTGAAGCTAAAAAGATACAAGAAAGGGAAAATGAACAGAAGCTTCTTGCGGATAATATAATCGCGCAAAACGTGGAGGATGATGTTAATGCGAGCAAATGCATGGACAAAGAATTCGACATGATTGGTCATAAAGAATTGATAACGgcttaa